The sequence GGGAGTTGTTGCAACCCACGGGCGAGCCGGGCGCGATGGAAGCGGATGTGGCTGCGGCGGAGGCCGATATCTTGCTCCGCTTGAGCGAATTTGGCGTGCAGGGTGAACGACGTGCCCTGCGGGTGATTCCGGCGGACCTGGTTCTGGCGTGGGAGGGGAGCAACCTATGGTTGCAGTTTACGTTGCCCAGGGGAGCTTATGCCACGTCTTTGCTGAGGGAATTCATGCAATGAAGAGATATGGGCGTATGGCGGCCTATCGCCAGAGAATGCGTGCGGCGGGATTGCGTCCTGTGCAAATATGGGTGCCAGATAGCCGTGCGACGGATTTTGCCGCGAAGTGTCATCGTCAGGCGCAGGCCGTGGCTGCCAGCGATCCTGCGGGCGACGAGATCATGCGATTTGTGTCGAGTGTCTATGAATGGCCGGAGCCATAATGCGGCGTGGTCAATTTGTAACTGTTGCATCGGTTGCTTCACCTTCCGCAACAGATTGT comes from Magnetococcales bacterium and encodes:
- a CDS encoding antitoxin MazE family protein, whose amino-acid sequence is MAAYRQRMRAAGLRPVQIWVPDSRATDFAAKCHRQAQAVAASDPAGDEIMRFVSSVYEWPEP